One genomic region from Coregonus clupeaformis isolate EN_2021a unplaced genomic scaffold, ASM2061545v1 scaf0705, whole genome shotgun sequence encodes:
- the LOC121535906 gene encoding dystrotelin, giving the protein MDLDSIEGLNEVRPAVYRTAMKLRSLQKLCHMHVVTLRELIPALRSLGGAGDPRAGLSEQEVMQGINRMFQSVSQEVPGQVSAEAPEQTCRLLYRLYDRGQTGTVCRRSVEVALISLSADTLSAKHKALVRLAERCSGRESGTVSRSGLRVLLQDLSQVPAVVQENHVFGSAETAVRSCFSGVLSACVCEEHVLSWLQCEPCLLLWLPILYRLSVSENVTHSVRCHTCKAYPITGLRYRCMKC; this is encoded by the exons ATGGATCTGGACAGCATTG AGGGGTTGAATGAAGTGCGTCCTGCTGTGTACCGCACTGCAATGAAGCTCCGCTCCTTACAGAAACTCTGccata TGCATGTTGTGACACTGCGGGAGCTCATCCCAGCCCTGCGCTCTCTGGGAGGAGCCGGGGACCCTAGGGCGGGGCTTAGTGAACAGGAAGTGATGCAGGGCATAAACAGGATGTTCCAAAGCGTGTCACAGGAAGTACCTGGTCAGGTGTCAGCAGAGGCGCCAGAACAGACTTGCAGACTGCTGTACAGACTGTATGACcg GGGACAGACTGGCACTGTCTGTCGCAGGTCAGTTGAAGttgctctcatctctctctcagcagacACACTCTCAGCCAAACACAAGG CTCTGGTTCGTCTGGCAGAGAGGtgcagtgggagagagagtggcACAGTGAGCAGGAGTGGTCTCAGAGTCCTACTGCAAGACCTCAGCCAg gtgccgGCTGTAGTGCAGGAGAACCATGTGTTTGGCTCAGCTGAGACAGCCGTTCGTTCCTGCTTcagtggg gtgctgagtgcgtgtgtgtgtgaggagcatGTCCTCTCATGGCTGCAGTGTGAGCCCTGTCTGTTGCTGTGGCTCCCCATCCTGTACCGCCTGTCAGTCAGTGAGAACGTCACACACTCCGTACGCTGCCACACCTGCAAGGCCTACCCCATCACTGGACTcag gtatcgctgtatgaagtgt